A portion of the Leptospira wolbachii serovar Codice str. CDC genome contains these proteins:
- a CDS encoding leucine-rich repeat domain-containing protein produces the protein MKSFVNTTLAIFFLTSLFLQCSKDVVNAEEWFENHKEDRVLNLSNKEVGVLPTSIGNLTKVEELTLQYDSLKELPKEIGNLKQLKILNLFGNPIKTLPEEIGNLENLEILLLGRTELNEIPPVISRLQKLKTLALDETKVQLTEADVEVIASLPNLEILDLTLMREYKTLPKNLSKLNSLKHLVLQKTLLEKSDVARLRDELPKVRVKL, from the coding sequence ATGAAGTCTTTTGTAAATACCACACTTGCGATTTTTTTTCTAACTTCCTTATTTTTACAATGCAGTAAGGATGTTGTCAATGCAGAGGAATGGTTCGAGAACCATAAAGAAGATCGAGTTCTAAACCTTTCCAACAAAGAAGTGGGAGTTCTTCCTACTTCCATCGGGAACTTAACCAAGGTAGAGGAACTCACCCTCCAATACGATTCCCTAAAGGAACTTCCTAAAGAAATCGGTAACCTCAAACAATTAAAAATTTTAAATCTCTTCGGAAACCCTATCAAAACCTTACCGGAAGAAATTGGGAATTTAGAAAACTTAGAAATTCTACTTCTAGGTAGAACGGAACTGAATGAAATTCCACCGGTGATCAGTCGTTTGCAAAAATTAAAAACATTGGCTCTTGACGAAACGAAAGTCCAACTAACAGAGGCTGATGTTGAGGTGATTGCAAGCCTTCCGAATTTAGAGATCCTTGACCTCACACTCATGCGGGAATACAAAACTCTCCCGAAAAACCTCTCCAAATTAAACTCCCTCAAACATCTCGTTTTACAAAAGACCCTACTCGAAAAATCTGATGTGGCAAGGCTTCGAGACGAACTCCCCAAGGTTCGCGTCAAACTCTAA